A window of Rosa rugosa chromosome 7, drRosRugo1.1, whole genome shotgun sequence genomic DNA:
CATTAGCATTAATAGCATCAGCTTGAGCTTGAGAATTTGTCTTCACCTTAACAAAACTTTTAGTGTGCATCAACTGCTGTGATCTCATATGTTAAACAGCTCTTGTTTGATCACATTTTTTTCAAGATACAAATCAGAAGTGATTACATGTCATGCAGCAAAGCTACCAAACGGATCCGGCTTCTATAAATTTGCATTGTCTAAAGTTATGTAAATTTCATAGAATCACAATCTTTCATCTAATCTAACGGATAAAAATGTGGCCATGTCAACTTTTAGGTTTTTTTTCCTCCCAACCATCTTTAACTCTACTGTCAACGTTAACTCCATCTCCCCAGAAAAATGTTAACAAACATGGATGAACTGTGAAATCTAGATTTCATGAAATTTCTTACAAATTGGATCAATTGCTCTACAGAATTGTAATCTCTGattttttgaacaattttcCTCTCTTTCAGTCCCCCTACAATATCAAATAGGTGTTCAGATTTGAATACTATAGAAAAAATTATTTAGTTTTGTTTCTGCTCgaagaaagaatttgatttggcaATCATATATCCATTCAATCACAAAGAGATTTTGACTTTGGACCCATTCCTCTACTCATTGATGTTTATCCGTTTTCATATATAAGAGATGAGGGTTTCTAATTGGCCTCGTGATAATTAATTATTAGACATCGATTTGCTTTTATCCAACTTATTTATGAATGTTCAATCATCTTTTGCTCTGATGATTCTATACTGATATATGCCAAACTTCGAATGAAAGATGAGAATTCATTTGTAGTGGAAATTAGTACCCAGAGCCCATAAAATTGAAGGAGTCTCAGATTCATCTTCAAGTAACAGAGTGTAAACTTATTAAAAAGGCAATTGTAACATTCTAAATAATTTCATTCTCGTATCAATGGAAGATCTCCATTGAAGAACAGAACTAAGAGGCTAAGAGTCGAGATAAACAGCTTAAATTAACGTCAGTTAGTAGAAAAGATAATAAAAATCCTTAGGGATCTATATTAGTTGACATGACCACATTTTTGTCCGTTAGATTAGATGAAAGATTgtgattttatgaaatttacgTAACTTTAGACAATGTAaatttagaggagccggatccacCAAACGGTATAGtatttgaagaaagaaaaaaattgttcatAAGTGATTTTGGACTCAGTATTGATTTTTGAAATACATAATTTAATAATCTTTAGATTTAACCATATTGTCCTGTGAATTATTCATTTCAAATCGGTATAAGTATGCACATACTTGTGGTGTTGCATGTCTACCTAAAACTGAAGCTGAAAGGTAAGTTTAGTTTTTGCAGAAATGAAAGCAATAATTAATGTGTTTGATTATCTAATTGAAGTCATTTTTATTGAGTCAAGAACTAAACGGACAAGGTTCAATGAAAAACTCGAAATCAATTGAGGTAGAATCTAAATTATAGAAATATTTAGTGTTATACACCTTGGTTGTAAGAACTGTGTTCATTAATTAGGCGTGTACCAAATGGGACAGAAAGATCAGTATTTGATCCTGAATAGATTTCACTTGTTAAATTAGCTAGattcatttcaacattttaTAGGTCATATTCAATTCATAAGATTAATTGGACTCACAGACTCCAATTGTGACAGAgtaaaaacttcaattcaaAGACTTCAATGCTTTACTTTTGTCGGCAATATCTTTGATCCAATCTCTACCTTCGGTGCCCAAAGCCAATCTGGAACTAAAAGTCATCACCATTGCAGTTGGTTAATATATAATTGCAGCCACCGTTCTCAAGAGTATGGAAGTTCTAGCTTGATTGAGGTCTGAATTAGATGAGTTTTATGGTATGATTTTTGGGTGGCTGGCTAATTTCGGATTAAATTCTTGTATGAAATCTGGAAATATCAAGACATTCTTATTGCTTGTGTGTATATAAAATCTTTCGAGATGTACCTGATCTTTCGAGAATTGAAGTGTTAAAATGAAACATTAACTAAGTATTGATATTTACATCAGGTAGTGTTATGGCTAGCTTGATGGTAGAATGGTTTCATAGGTTAAGAAACCGGTCATCTTCTCGATGGTAAGGACTAAAGATGCTGTAGGACCATAAGCACCAATAATTTCCTCAAGCCTTAATTTTTGATGGGGGCCAGGGACCTGCAAGTGGACAAATTATAGGTTGGTTGGTCAGTGACCAATAATTTCATCGATCAAATTAATTTGTCGGGATTTGCGTCTGTGGAAGTTTCAGAAAACGAGAGCAAATAACCAATTCAATTGTTATATTAGGTTCGTTTCAACATTTCATTTTTGCCCATTCAATTCATAAGATTAATTGAATTTCAACTGTAACAGAGTAAAGGCTTCAATTCAAAGAGTTTGATGCTTTATTTTTGTCGACAATATATTTGATCCAATCACCTTTGGTGTCTAAAGCCATCACATGATCTGGAACTAAAAGTCATCACATTTACATTCACTCTGTTCTCCAACCTGAACTCTGTTCACTTTGTAATCCACGGCTTGATTGATGGGCCGTGATTGAAGCTTGAATGAAACGAGAATTTACGGTGTTATTTTTCGGGTGGCGGGGTGGCTAATTTAGGATTGAATTTTTGTATGAGACCTGGAAATATCAAGACATTCTTATTGCTTGTGTGTATATAAAATCTTTCGAGATATACCTGATTACAGAATTGAAGTGCTAAAATCAAACGTTAACAAGGTATCGATATTACGTTAGTATGGTTAAGAAACCTATGAAACCAGTCCTCCTCTCAAAGACTAAAACCAAGTTCGATGTCTACAGGTGAAGATGCTGCAGGGCCATAAACACCAATAATTGCCTCAAGCTTTACCTTTTGATGGGGGCCAGGCAGCTGCAAGCCTGCAAGTGGACAAATTATAGGTTGGTCGGTTCAGTGACCAATAAATTCATCGGTCAGATTCGTAGGGatctctttgccaaaaaaaaaaaaaaatcgtaggGATCTGCATCTGTGGGAAGTTCCAGGAAATGAAAGCGAAAAAGCAATTCACTCTCTTTCCTGTCCTGGAAATAGCAAACAAACCCAGTACGGTAAGGTAAAATTTCACCTCTTTCACATGTGAAAAAGCAAACCCAGCATGTGAAAAAGCAATCCACTCTCTTTCACATGCTAGTACATTCTGGTATGAAGAGACTCTTTTTATGTTTCATCATCAAAACGACACACACTCTGTGTTCaacttttttggtttttcacaTTATCAAGCCTAGCTAGCTCTTAAGGCCAAGGGAGATTCATCTATCCAAAAGTCTCCTCGATCTCCAAGGCACAATACTCTGGGTCTGTAATAGCTGAAGCTAATGGAGTTCTATCAGTATGTCTTTGAGGTTAGAAACATATTCTACTCACTATTTCATATACAAGTTGTATATATCCTCCAATATTTGTTTTCGTTGGTTTTGATTCGTTTTTGTTTTCCTCCTCTATGTTTGCATATTGAAACAATAATAATTGAAAGACGATGAGGATGATTATTGTGATTAGTGCGGTAATGGTGCAATGGTTCGAATTCGGTGTCATAGCCTGCCTTAAGTGGATATGGAAGAATTGGTTCATTATTGTGGTGATTGTGACATGGAACGTAATAGCCAGTCTTGGGTGGATATGGAAGAGTAGGTTCAGTTACACGGTTGAAACCCCAGAGCAGATATCAGAGGGTAATCAGGAACTGGTTGACGTCGTTGAAACCCCAGATCCAATATCAGAGGATCATCAAGAACCGGTTGACGTCGACGCCTCTGCATCATCAGCTGAATCACCAGCTCCTACGTGGAAGCATGATGTGTTTTTGAGCTTCAGGGGTAAAGATACTCGTAAGAGCATCACATTCTCTTTACACAAACGACTGCAAAAAAGGAGAATCAAAACATTCATGGATGACCGAGATCTTGAACGAGGGGATGTTATTTCTGACGCTCTGCTAACGGCAATTAAAAAATCAAGGTTTGCAATTGTTGTTCTCTCTCAAAACTATGCCTCTTCCGCTTGGTGTTTGGAGGAACTGAGACACATTTGTGAATGCATGAAAGGAGACGACAAAAGAATTCTACCACTTTTTTATAATGTGGATCCTACTGATGTAAGACGTCAGAAGAGCAGTTTCGGAGATGCTTTAACTATGCATGAAAATTCTAGGCGACACGGAGAGAAGGTGAAGCAGTGGAGAGATGCTGTAACAAAGGTGGCAAATTTCTCCGGGTGGCATTCAGAGACATTTAAGTAAGCTTGATGAAAACTTTTTTTAAATTAGTAATACTTGTGCTTTTGAATTTATCATTAATCCCGTAATGCTTACTTGCAGCAATGACGAAGAACTTTTGGTTAAAATTGTGGAAGAGGTGTGCAATAAATTACGACCGACTGAACCTGTGTTAAAAGTGTCCCTCGGAGATTTTGAAGAATTTGCAGCAACAAAAGAAGCCATTGATAAGGTCATGGAGGCGCTAAAAGATGGTGAGGCCACTACCATTGGAGTCTACGGCATGGGGGGCGTTGGAAAGACAACAATGGTGAAACATGTAGGTGTACAAGCCGAAGAAAAAAAGCTTTTTAATAAAGTGATTATGGCTGTCGTATCCCAAAAACCCGACTTGAAGAAAATTCAACAGGAATTTGCAGAAACGCTGGGCTTTGAACTCAAGGAGAAGACGGAAATTGTAAGAGCCCGTGAATTGAAGGAGAAAATAATGAGAGAAACCGGGATCCTCATAATCTTGGATGACATTTGGCAGAGAATAAAGTTTTCAGACATTGGAATTCCGAGCCACAACGAACTTCAAACACGCAATTCCAAAGTCCTAATGACCACCAGAAGATTGAAAGTTTGTAAGATGATGGGGACCCATGCAAAAATTCCTCTCAATACCTTATCAGAAGAAGATTCTTGGCGCTTATTTGTGAGGGAAGCGGGGATGTCTTCTGACAAATCTTCCAATTTCTATGATGTAGCACATGAGGTGGCAAGAGAATGTGCCGGTCTACCAATTGCTTTGATAGCAGTTGCGAGGGCCCTTCGAGATGAAGGTTTGAACAGATGGGAAGAAGCTGCAGGACGACTAAAAGCGTCTCAACCTCCCATCCGTGAAGATGAGAAAGCTGTGTTCAAATGCATAAAGTTAAGCTATGATTTCTTGAAGGATGATGAATTGAAATCATGCTTCTTGCTTTGCTGCTTGTTCCCAGAAGATTATGATATCCCAATTGAATACTTGGTCATGTATGGAATTGGGAAAGGAATGTTTCGAGATTTAACCATGCTACAAGCCCGAGAGTCAACATATTCAGTGGTGCAGGACCTTGAAGATTCTAGCTTGCTTTTAGGCGGTAGAGATGACGGATGTGTAAGGATGCATGATGTCATTCGGGATATGGCAATATTAATGACATCATTATCTGAAGACGGCCAGCGGTTCTTGGTGAAAGTTGGCTGTGAATTGACGAATTGGCCAGAGATTGATGCACATAAAGGCTACTCTGCAATCTCACTAATGAAGAACAAAATTTGCGAGCTACCAGAAAAGTTGGTATGTCCAAATCTCCAGATTTTATCACTACGACAGAATGCTTCTTTAAATGATATCCCAAAATCTTTTTTCCAAAGTCAGAATGAATTAAGAGTCTTGGATCTTAGCAACACTCGTATTTCATTACTACCCCAATCAATCGTTTTCCTAACCAACCTTCAAGCTTTGTATTTAGATTATTGCAGAAACATAATGGACACTTCTGTAATCGGAAAACTTAACAAGCTTGAGATTCTTAGTATGAGAGGAACTGCTCTGAAAAAATTGTCAAGAGAAATAGAACAACTGACCAATCTAAGGATGCTCGATATAAGTGCTGCAGCTTTATCCTTGGGAGGAAGTATTTGCACAATTCCATCTAAAGTGATATCAAAGTTGCATAAATTAGAAGAGCTGTACATGCAATATGGATTTTGGGACTGGGGGAGTAAAATTGATGGAAAAGGAGAAGAAACTAATATTGGCTTTGATGAATTAGCTGGTTTATCATATTTAAGAATTTTGAAAGTTTGCATATTAGATGCAAATTGCATCCCTAAAAGTGTTAAGGTCGAACCGAAGTGGGTTTACTTTGATATTAGTATTTGCAGCGGCAAGAGTGGACAGGGAATCTATAACATCCTTCGATCTGGTAATAATTATAGATCCTTGAGTCTTGATAGTACTGACACAACCATGGGAACCCTTCCGGACTGGTTTGTCAACGCTGTGGTAAAGAAAACTGAGAGGCTGAGTTATAAAGAATGCACAGGGTTGAGTAACATTCTTGTGGAATATGACCGTGGGAGGTTGCATGGACTGAAAGTTCTCTCTGTAATTGACTGTGAGAACTTGAAAGAATTGATGAATGCAATAACATGTGTTCCAGATATGCGTATGCCTGTGTTTGAGAACATGGAAGAGTTGCATCTGAAAGAGCTGAATGACCTGGAGGAGTTATGTGTTGGTGAGTTACCACCTGGATCTCTCTGCAGTCTGAAATTATTGAAGGTCCATCAGTGTCGTAACTTGGAGAAAGTACTGTTGCCATCAAATTTGTTGCAGAAACTACCAAATTTGGAAATACTAAACTGTGAGGAAAGTAAAGTGGATCATGTGTTTGAATGTAAAGGATTTGAGCCAGATCAAACAAAACTGAGAGAGATGGAGTTGCGAGATCTAGATTTAATAAGAAGCATATGTAATGGTCCTGCTCCACGCCGAATGTTCCAGGCTCTAAAGCAATTGGTAATTCACAATTGCAACTTCCAAGGAAGTCTCTTCACATTTGATGTAGCTCAGTGTCTTTTTCAATTGGAAAGCCTTGTTGTATCCGAATGCCCTGTCTTGGAAAGAGTAATCGAAGCAAAGAGGAAAACATTGAACAACAACAAGACCGTTCTTCCAAAATTGAAGAACTTATGTTTGCAATATCTTCCAATGTTGTACAAGGGAAGTGCTACTGTTGATTTTGTGTGTCCTTCATTGGAAACCTTGCATCTGAGGGACTGCCCCCACTTGTCATTTCCACCCTCCTCTGCTTCTGACTACTTCCACAGCAGGAACCCAGTCAATGAAGATTGGAGTCTGTTTCTCCGATTTAAGTATGCCGCTGGGTCATAAACTCAattcatttttcttgttctcttatAGTCTGCTTATATAATTGGTAGGGTAGTTTGAATTCCTGCTAGTAAACAAATAGAAATTAAAAGCTGTTTTGGTGAGTgatctatatataaatagagCTTTTCCATAATCAACATTATTTATTTGCTTAATTTCTCAAATATCTTAGAGATTATTTATTTTGCTTTCTTAATCTTTTCTTGCAAACGAGTTCCGCTTTCAAAAATTTAATTGTTTGTTGGTTTCTTCAGCTTTTAATGGAAATTTTTTGATTTGTTGATTCTATGTCTCCTAATTTCATCACAATTGCGTGCATGCTAGGGTAACTGGCTAGGAAATAGGTAGCCAGATTTGCATCATGTTTGAAGGCTTGCTTTTGAATAAGCGAGCTCTCATTGTTTTAGTGAATGATATTTGTCAGGTTTGGTTGTTGTTTGATCCTCAGATATATGGATGGTTTTAGTTTTATTAATATTtctgatttaaaaaaaattgaaaacgaGTTTTGACTACCAGTACCagcttatttttattttttacttttgcAATCAACTGACTGTCGCAAAATTTGAAAACATAATCCTTGTTGTATTCATTAGGCTTGTACCAATGGCACAGAAACATCAGTATTTGGTTCTGAATAGATTTCACTTAtcaaattagctagattcatttcaacattttaTAGGTCCCATTCAATTCATCAGATTAATTGGAATCCAACTGTGACAGAGTAAAGGCTTCAGTATTTCCAAGAAGAAACAtgaagaaagcaaatctgagtGAGAGGTCGCGGCCTCGCTCCAGAGGGAGAGAACACAtgaagaaagcaaatctgagtGATAGGGCGCGGCCTCTCTGAGTGAGAGGACGCGGCCTCGCTCCAGAGGGAGAGAACACATGGAGGAAAGAAGGAGTGAGAGGTCGCGGAGGGAGAGAACTCATGGAGAAAAAAAAGTCGGATTGATAGGACGCGGACTCCCTCCGGAGGGAGAGAACGAGTTCTGGTTGGAATTCAAATAGGGAACTGAAGCTTCCAGAATCGACGAATCTCGAGCCAATCACTCCTGATTTGTCCTCACCCATCCGAATTTCAGGTAAGCTCTGTGATTCCCAAGCTAATTGAGTGTGGAGATTCCTACTCCGACTGCCTCAACTAACTGGAACTATTTGCTTCGTGTACGGCTAGGGATTTTATCATTCTCGAACTTCCGGGAACCTACCGATGACGAAAAGAGGTAGGTAGCTTCAATTTTAGCAAGTTAGATGATAAATCTGTGGAAATTGAAATGTTACTCAATTTTCGTTGATTTTTGTTTGGTAATAGAAGGATGAAAATAGTGGCCGGAAGCTTGATGAAAGCAGTGATCAGACCTGGTGGAGGTGATTCAACACCTGAAGATGGTGATCAGGTTGGGCTTACATTACGCTTTCTGAAGCCAGTATCGCAATTGAACTGTGTGTATAAAAGAAAATGGTGGAAGCTAGATTAGTTTTTTCGATTTGCAGGCCATATATCATTGCACTGTTAGAACATTGGATGGAGTTATTGTTGAATCTTCAAGATCAGAATTTGGTGGTGAGTTGAATTGTGTGTCATGAAGCACATTATTGACAAGTCTATAGAGATTACTACAGGAAAACTTTATATTTTGCCTTACAATTATATTTCTCTGTAGCCTTCTATTACAGTGAGAGTGCTGTTCGTTTAGTAATGGGGAATATGTAAAAGCTGGTTTGGTTGAGTTGGAGCGTTGGAGCTATAAAGCAACAGATGAGGTACCTTGATATTTTTACCTTGCCTTATTGTATTATGAACTCTTACTGAATAAACGAAAATGCAATATGCAGGTTCAGCTTGGGATGAACTCAAGCATACTAGGCAAGCCATTGGATCCCTGGTATCTTTTAAATCTTATGTTTTACCATTTCTTTCTACTTCCAGTAACAATGGTGAAAGCAATAAATGGTAAAGTTGTCCTGAAATTTTACATTTTTCAGGTAacatcaaaaacccaaaaagacACTTGACAAAATAAGCCATGACCTGTGCCCAGTAAGTAATGTGTAAGCAAGGAATTAGTAAATACATTCAAATCCATTAACCTCCTCTTCAATCATACTCATGTGTGCTtgattttatgtttttgaaACGTGGAAGATATTCTGAATTTTAGGTGCTATCATTTTCTGACCATGCTTCAGTCTTTGGATTTGTTGTTTTGAATCGGTATAGTTGTTTTCCTTCTCTTTGTTATGCAGCAGGGAACTTGATTTCATTTCTTTTAGTTGTTTAGGGACTGCAGATCCAAAAAAACCAATATACTGAATTTGTTTACTTGAATTGGTTTGGTCTTTTGGATTCTATCTGTACTCATAGTCAGTTCGTTGTAGTTGAATTGGTTTAGTTGTTAAGGGACtgcagattaaaaaaaaaaaaaaaaagcatctgAGAAATATATACATGTGATTTCCTGTTGATTTTCATATATGGTCTTATTCATATATTATTACTGTTGAAGTTCATATGTTGTTATTCAATTACGACATATATTACATGAATCATGGACTATCATACCATGCTCCTTTGTACATTTTATTATATATACCTTGATGCTAGCCTCAGAATTTGCTTACTCAGTACTATATCCTTCTCCTGCTTGCTCAGTCTTTGAGTCCAGGAACAAGGTAATTTAGTAGGTTTAAATTATCAGGAGTTTGTGATTGTGTATCTCTCTGTGTGTGTGAGGTAGCTGGATTTCTCATACTTTTCACTAGCCATCACCTTTGGTATTATTCCATTGTTGCTTCTTCAAAATACTGAAATTCCCTCCTGATTGAATATATAGCCAGAGTATGTAACCATCCCTTCTTTAAATCTATGATAATGCACTTTTGCCTATAGATAATGAACTACAGACTCAAAAACTTTTGTCTCAGTTTAGGAGAATAGAACTTTGAGGTTATCTTAGATATATCCAAATGTTTACAGTTGATTTTCTAATCACATGTTAACTTACCtttctttttaaatttcaaatagGGTAAGATCCACGTGATTGCTGCCAAGAAGTTGTCAGCGAAAGGTGGTGACTACGAAAAGAACGAAATTCAGCGGCTTCAACACATTCTCTAAAAGGTCTGATCTTTCCATTGGATactatgaatttgttatgactTATGATCAAGTCATGATTGTTCCGCATCTTCAATGACATGCTAGGGTTAGGTTCTATTAGAAGTTGAGCTTGCCATGGATGTCTTATTGCTTACAGTTTGAATTCCAATTCTGATTTATAAACTTTGTAATTTAAtattggaattggaatattTAATGTTTAGATTGATTTTGTTATGCGGCTTTTGAATGCTTCCGAGTTGTTGTATGAAATGTTAGCTGAATTGTACATTTGAAACTTGAATTTTCTCACGTGGAACAGAAGAAAATTTTTTAAAGATGAAAGGCCTTTAGATTTGGAAGGCAGTTTCTTAATCTTTTTTCCAAGAAAGGTTTGCCCATTAAGTTttacttctttcttttcttaaagACAGTATTTTTCATATTGATCTTTGGGTTTATGACTCTTATAGTTCTATTCAATTTCCCAAGTTTAATACTTTGCATAACTGATTTGCTAAAACTTAATTGTGATTGAAATGGAACATATGAATTCAATTTTAAGCTTTTGTTTTGttctacttttgttttttttcctttaaatcATACTTGAAGCTTATTCAAATGAGTTGGTCTTCTCATACATTGCTAATGTTGTTTTAAAAGACATGGAAGTTGAAATTTAATGGTGTTGTACTGTTTTTGGCAACTGGCTGCTTGCAGTCTTCAGCACTACAAAATGGTTGAAACGAAACTTCAAGCTCAACAAAAGGAAAGTATTCTATAATGATGAACTGGCGCAGAGCCAGAACAGGAGGAGGTGTCCGAGCTGCATGTTCTATGTCGAAAAGTCGGTTGGTTGCTCCTACATGAAGTGCAGGTGATGAGCTGAACTTGGTTCTCTGCTAGCTGATTGTGTTGGTTTGgattttgaaaattgaaatgctTAACTTGATTGAGTACTGGTGCTTTTCTGATATTGCTTTCATTTGTAGTTTCCTGTCCTATTTCCTTTGGGTCATATTTTGTTACACTAGTTGATAGTTATCACCTTGATTGCAGATTCGCGGGCTGGTAAATGTTGACTTTGCTGATATAAGGGCTATAATGGCGAATGCAGTTTCTTCATTGATGGGGATAGGATCTGCAACTGGTAATTTTTGATCTACTTACTAGAATGTTTACAGTGCTAATATGATGTCAGAGTCAGAGGCTTCACTTATGATT
This region includes:
- the LOC133719867 gene encoding probable disease resistance protein At4g27220, with translation MEFYQYVFETMRMIIVISAVMVQWFEFGVIACLKWIWKNWFIIVVIVTWNVIASLGWIWKSRFSYTVETPEQISEGNQELVDVVETPDPISEDHQEPVDVDASASSAESPAPTWKHDVFLSFRGKDTRKSITFSLHKRLQKRRIKTFMDDRDLERGDVISDALLTAIKKSRFAIVVLSQNYASSAWCLEELRHICECMKGDDKRILPLFYNVDPTDVRRQKSSFGDALTMHENSRRHGEKVKQWRDAVTKVANFSGWHSETFNNDEELLVKIVEEVCNKLRPTEPVLKVSLGDFEEFAATKEAIDKVMEALKDGEATTIGVYGMGGVGKTTMVKHVGVQAEEKKLFNKVIMAVVSQKPDLKKIQQEFAETLGFELKEKTEIVRARELKEKIMRETGILIILDDIWQRIKFSDIGIPSHNELQTRNSKVLMTTRRLKVCKMMGTHAKIPLNTLSEEDSWRLFVREAGMSSDKSSNFYDVAHEVARECAGLPIALIAVARALRDEGLNRWEEAAGRLKASQPPIREDEKAVFKCIKLSYDFLKDDELKSCFLLCCLFPEDYDIPIEYLVMYGIGKGMFRDLTMLQARESTYSVVQDLEDSSLLLGGRDDGCVRMHDVIRDMAILMTSLSEDGQRFLVKVGCELTNWPEIDAHKGYSAISLMKNKICELPEKLVCPNLQILSLRQNASLNDIPKSFFQSQNELRVLDLSNTRISLLPQSIVFLTNLQALYLDYCRNIMDTSVIGKLNKLEILSMRGTALKKLSREIEQLTNLRMLDISAAALSLGGSICTIPSKVISKLHKLEELYMQYGFWDWGSKIDGKGEETNIGFDELAGLSYLRILKVCILDANCIPKSVKVEPKWVYFDISICSGKSGQGIYNILRSGNNYRSLSLDSTDTTMGTLPDWFVNAVVKKTERLSYKECTGLSNILVEYDRGRLHGLKVLSVIDCENLKELMNAITCVPDMRMPVFENMEELHLKELNDLEELCVGELPPGSLCSLKLLKVHQCRNLEKVLLPSNLLQKLPNLEILNCEESKVDHVFECKGFEPDQTKLREMELRDLDLIRSICNGPAPRRMFQALKQLVIHNCNFQGSLFTFDVAQCLFQLESLVVSECPVLERVIEAKRKTLNNNKTVLPKLKNLCLQYLPMLYKGSATVDFVCPSLETLHLRDCPHLSFPPSSASDYFHSRNPVNEDWSLFLRFKVKASVFPRRNMKKANLSERSRPRSRGREHMKKANLSDRARPL